The Yersinia entomophaga nucleotide sequence CCGAACGCACGCGGTTGGTGATCGTTAACACTCCGCACAATCCGTCAGCAACCCTATGGCGCGCGGCTGATTTTGAGCAATTATGGCAAGCCATTGCCGATCGCAATATTTACGTCATTAGCGATGAAGTATATGAACATATTTGTTTCGCCGCTGAAGGCCACGCTAGCGTGCTGGCTCACCCTCAATTGCGTCAGCGGGCCGTTGCCGTATCTTCATTCGGTAAAACCTTTCACATGACCGGTTGGAAAGTCGGTTATTGCATAGCGCCCGCCGCCATCAGCGCGGAAGTGCGTAAGATCCACCAATACCTGACCTTTTCCGTTTGTACGCCAATTCAATTGGCCCTGGCCGATATGCTGAACGCCGAGCCTGAGCACTGGCAGCAACTGCCCGATTTCTACCGCGCTCGTCGGGATCGCTTCGTACAGGCGCTGGCCGCCAGCCGCCTCAAAATATTACCCAGTGAAGGAACCTACTTCCTACTGGTCGATTACAGCGCCGTTTCCGATTTGAACGACGTAGATTTTTGCCTGTGGCTGACGGAAAAAATCGGCGTTGCGGCTATTCCGTTGTCAGTATTCTGTGAGGCTCCTTTTCCTCATCAATTGATTCGGCTGTGCTTCGCTAAGCAGGAAGCCACGCTGGACGCCGCAGCGGAGCGCCTATGTCAACTTTAAAACTGACTCTACTACAACAACCGTTAGTCTGGCTGGATGCCGAAGCGAATTTACGCCATTTTGCGAAGCTGCTCGAAGATATCCACCAGCGAGATGTCATTATTCTGCCGGAGATGTTTGTCAGCGGCTTCGCCATGAACGCCGCCGAGTTCGCGCTACCGGAGGCGGAAATCCTCGATTGGCTCCGCCATTGGGCAGGGAAAACCAATGCATTACTCGGTGGAAGCGTAGCGCTGCAAACGCCAGAAGGCGCGGTGAACCGCTTTCTGCTGGTTAAACCCAGTGGCGAAATACATTTTTATGATAAGCGCCATCTGTTCCGCATTGCCGGTGAGCACCATCATTATCAGGCTGGAAAACGACGTAAAGTGGTGGAGTGGCGTGGCTGGCGTATTTTGCCGCAGATCTGCTACGACCTGCGCTTCCCCGTCTGGTCGCGTAACCAGCAAGACTATGATTTAGCAATTTATGTTGCCAACTGGCCAGCAGCGCGAGCCAAACATTGGCAAAAGCTATTGCCTGCCAGAGCCATTGAAAATCAGGTATTTGTCGCAGGATGTAATCGGGTAGGTGAAGATGATAACGGCCATAGTTATCAGGGAGATAGCGTGATTATCGATCCGCAGGGCGAGATTCTGAGCAGCGCGCCTTTGCATGAAAGAGCCAGACTGGACGCCACACTCTCTCTGGCAGCGCTAAGCGACTATCGCGAGCGTTTTCCTGCCTGGCGCGATGCCGATGATTTTCTACTGCACCACTGATATTGAGTCGAAATAGCTACCGAAAAATAGCGATGTTAAAGCGCGTCTCTCACGGCGCGTTTTTTATTAGCTTCATCGTTGGAATAGACAGAAAACAGTGGTTGGGATGACGAAAACGACAAAGCCCTGAGTTATTGCTAACTCAGGGCTTCTGAATATTGGCGGTGCGGACGGGACTCGAACCCGCGACCCCCGGCGTGACAGGCCGGTATTCTAACCGACTGAACTACCGCACCGCGCTGTTGTTCCGGTTAAGAACGGGTTGAATATTACGGTTACCCCGCTATTTCGTCAACACTTTTTCCTGAAAAATAAACCGGTTGCACAGATTTTCACCCAAACGATGAATTATCCCGCATTGACTGCCGTTTCATCTTCAGCAGAAGCCCGCCACAGGCAGCTTCCACCTTTCTTCTGAACCAAATCCAAACGCTGGTTATGAGCTTCCAATTCTTCATCACTGGCGTAAATAATTTTCAGCCCGCTGGCCGGACGGACGATACGTTGAATATCATCGGTAGAATCTGATTGATTCTGATCCCCTTCCATTGAGAAAGACAGCGAGGTTTGCCCGCCGGTCATCGCCAGATAGACTTCAGCCAAAATCTCGGCATCGAGCAATGCGCCGTGCAGCGTTCGCTTAGTATTGTCTATCAGATAACGGTCACATAACGCATCGAGATTGTTCCTCTTACCGGGGAACAGACGGCGCGCCAATAAAAGACTATCGGTTATGGTACAGAAGGTATCCGTATTCGGAATTCCCTGCTGTAGCATTCGAAATTCATAGTCCATAAAGCCGATATCGAACGCCGCGTTATGAATAACCAGCTCGGCTCCGCGAATAAACTCGAGGAATTCCGGGGCGATATCGGCAAAAGTTGGCTTATCTGCGAGAAACTCATCGCTAATACCGTGGACACCGTAAGCTTCTGGATCAACCAGACGATCCGGTTTGACATAGACGTGGAAATTCCGTCCAGTTAACCGGCGGTTGATCACTTCAACAGCACCGATCTCAATAATACGATGGCCTTCATAGTGAACGCCCAGCTTATTCATACCGGTGGTTTCAGTATCGAGAACTATCTGTCTGGTAGGTGTTGGGATCATATTGCAGTGCTCATAGCGCTCGTTTATGTCAGACTTAAGGTTTAAAACTCATTAGGAAGAGTCTACCAGAGATGACCAAACAGGTAGAAATTTTCACCGACGGATCTTGCCTAGGCAATCCGGGTCCCGGTGGTTATGGCGCGATTTTGCGTTACAAACAGCACGAAAAAACTTTCAGTGAAGGCTATCGTCTCACTACCAATAACCGTATGGAATTGATGGCAGCCATCGTTGCTCTAGAAGCATTGACATCACCCTGTGAAGTCACGCTCAGTACCGACAGTCAATATGTGCGTCAGGGCATTACTCAGTGGATTCATAACTGGAAAAAACGCGGCTGGAAAACGGCCGACCGCAAGCCGGTCCGCAATGTGGATTTGTGGAAACGGTTGGACGCGGCAATTTCGGATCATAAAGTGCAGTGGGAGTGGGTTAAAGGCCACGCAGGGCACCCGGAAAACGAACGTTGCGACGTATTGGCGCGCGATGCAGCCAACGCTCCCACTCAGGAAGATACCGGCTATAATCCGGACTAATTCCGAGTCTTAAGGGCGATTACGGTAACTTTTCGTTGCGCCCACGGTTCGGCTTAACCAGGGTTTTCGCGATCCCATTTTCATTGGGTTGAACGTCAGTGGAATCGTGCGTTTTCTGGCCACAATCAGACTGATGCAACCTAATGCATGTAGATGGGTGCTGATAAAGCGCCCGCCTTGTTTATGCCACGGCAGTACGTGGAAACTGGATTCATGCATCACTTCATAGTTCAGCAGGCTGAGCCAATCCAGTAAACGCATTTGCGTAAACATTCTGCTCGCGTAAGGTTGGCGTCGACGTATCACCGGCAGTAATTTTCCAACCCCAAGTAAACTCAACGGATTGAAAGTGCTGATTACCAGCCAACCATCGTTGATCAACACGCGATCCGCCTCGCGTAAAATTCGATGAGGATCGGTTGAATAAGCCAGCGTATGAGATAACAGACAGGCGTCCACCGATTTTTCAGCAAAAGGAAGCTGGTAAGGACTGGCCAGTACCTGCATATTGCTGCCCTTATCCCCAACGTTAACCTGATGGGAAACAGCGCAGCTTTCACTGGCAATCTCCGCACTGAGTTGCCCAATTTTAAGCAGATGAAAACCGAAAATCTTTGGCCACCAGGGCTGTAGCTGTTGCTCAATAGCGGCCCGATAATACTCTCCCCAAGGTAGCTCGGCCCAGGAAGCTGGGGCAGGAATCTTTTGGCGTGTTTGCGCTGGTTTCATGTTTTATTATCTTCTATCAAGCTGTTGCCAACGAGAGGTATCCGATGAATCTTATCAGCATTCCTGCATTTCAAGACAATTACATTTGGCTATTGGTTAACCCGCTGCAGCGCTGCCTGATCGTCGATCCGGGAGAAGCCGCGCCGGTACTGAGCGAACTAAAAGAAAAAGGCTGGATTCCCGAAGGAATTCTGTTGACTCACCACCATCACGATCACGTCGGCGGAGTGACCGAAATACTCCAGAACTTCCCCAATATTCCGGTTTATGGCCCGCAGGAAACGGCACATAAAGGGGCTACGAATATCGTAAAAGACGGCGATAGCCTG carries:
- the rnhA gene encoding ribonuclease HI; this encodes MTKQVEIFTDGSCLGNPGPGGYGAILRYKQHEKTFSEGYRLTTNNRMELMAAIVALEALTSPCEVTLSTDSQYVRQGITQWIHNWKKRGWKTADRKPVRNVDLWKRLDAAISDHKVQWEWVKGHAGHPENERCDVLARDAANAPTQEDTGYNPD
- a CDS encoding amidohydrolase; this translates as MSTLKLTLLQQPLVWLDAEANLRHFAKLLEDIHQRDVIILPEMFVSGFAMNAAEFALPEAEILDWLRHWAGKTNALLGGSVALQTPEGAVNRFLLVKPSGEIHFYDKRHLFRIAGEHHHYQAGKRRKVVEWRGWRILPQICYDLRFPVWSRNQQDYDLAIYVANWPAARAKHWQKLLPARAIENQVFVAGCNRVGEDDNGHSYQGDSVIIDPQGEILSSAPLHERARLDATLSLAALSDYRERFPAWRDADDFLLHH
- a CDS encoding class I SAM-dependent methyltransferase, producing the protein MKPAQTRQKIPAPASWAELPWGEYYRAAIEQQLQPWWPKIFGFHLLKIGQLSAEIASESCAVSHQVNVGDKGSNMQVLASPYQLPFAEKSVDACLLSHTLAYSTDPHRILREADRVLINDGWLVISTFNPLSLLGVGKLLPVIRRRQPYASRMFTQMRLLDWLSLLNYEVMHESSFHVLPWHKQGGRFISTHLHALGCISLIVARKRTIPLTFNPMKMGSRKPWLSRTVGATKSYRNRP
- the dnaQ gene encoding DNA polymerase III subunit epsilon, whose translation is MIPTPTRQIVLDTETTGMNKLGVHYEGHRIIEIGAVEVINRRLTGRNFHVYVKPDRLVDPEAYGVHGISDEFLADKPTFADIAPEFLEFIRGAELVIHNAAFDIGFMDYEFRMLQQGIPNTDTFCTITDSLLLARRLFPGKRNNLDALCDRYLIDNTKRTLHGALLDAEILAEVYLAMTGGQTSLSFSMEGDQNQSDSTDDIQRIVRPASGLKIIYASDEELEAHNQRLDLVQKKGGSCLWRASAEDETAVNAG
- a CDS encoding pyridoxal phosphate-dependent aminotransferase → MSTLSLIPDSKLPAQGTTIFTQMSALAHQHQAINLSQGFPDFAGPEYLKQRLAYHVNQGANQYAPMTGVAALREAIADKTAAVYGWRPHADSEVTVTTGASEALFAAITALVRTGDEVICFDPSYDSYAPAIKLAGGEVKRIALQPPAFNTHWAEFSDLLTERTRLVIVNTPHNPSATLWRAADFEQLWQAIADRNIYVISDEVYEHICFAAEGHASVLAHPQLRQRAVAVSSFGKTFHMTGWKVGYCIAPAAISAEVRKIHQYLTFSVCTPIQLALADMLNAEPEHWQQLPDFYRARRDRFVQALAASRLKILPSEGTYFLLVDYSAVSDLNDVDFCLWLTEKIGVAAIPLSVFCEAPFPHQLIRLCFAKQEATLDAAAERLCQL